In the Blautia faecicola genome, TGTCTGGATCGCATCGATTATAGACTGATACGTTTCCTGGTCCTGGATTGTAAAATCGTTGGCAAGATGTGTTGTGATCTCATCCATTTTTTCTAACAACTGCTGCTTCTCGATCCCGGCTTTTTTAAAGTCTATCGCATGCATCCGGATCTGATAGCTAAGCTCTTGGTAGGTAACGCAGGCTGTCTTGGCATTATCTATGGCAACGATATCATCTTGGGTTAATGCATCCAGATCATTCCAGTAGTCAGCATAGGATACTACCGTATCCCCGGCCAGATTGGCTTTTCCTAACTGATTATAATATCCGGCGATCTTTGCCAGGCGTTTTGCACGCTCTTTCTGTTCCTTCGAAAGATTTTTGCTTTCTGCCGCTGTTTCCAACCAGGAATGCGACATGGCTTTATTTCCTGTACCTTCATAATAATAGTAATAAGCGATACCTGCTTCATAAGAAAAAATATCATACTCTGGCCTTGTCTGAAGCACCTGTTCATTCATCGTCTTGCCATTTCCGTAAGTGTTCAGGATTTTCGTCAGCGCATCTGCCTCCTCTTTTCCCAGAACATCATCCTTTAAAAAAACTTTTTCTAAAACCTCCTGGTAAGCCTCCAGTCTTTCCGGCTGCAGATTGATCGCCTGCTCATACATCTCGATTTGTTTTTCATCAGATGTTGCCAACTGTGCGTTTCGGATCATCATCTCATAACCGGAATTGCGTTTTCGAACAGCCTCCCGGTTCACGAATAAACTCCCCAGAAGGAAAAACAGCCCGATTGCCAGAAAAATCACACCGGTTGTCATTTTTTTCTTTTTTGCCTGTTTCCGATCTTCATCCAGTTCCCGGTAATGTTCTAATGCATATTTCAGGTCACTTGCGTTCTGGTATCGTTTCTGCGGATTGGCCTGTGTGCAGGTAAGGATGATCTGTTCCAGTCCGGAAGACAAGGATGCATTCCAGTGTCGGATCGGATAAATATCATAGGGCGGCTGTCCGGGGTTGTGCCCGGTAAGTAGATGATACATGGTCACACCCAGGTTATAGATGTCAGTGCGTTCGTCGGTCTGTCCAAGGACACCTTCATACTGTTCCGGAGCTGCATATCCCCTAGAACCAAGAGCTGTGGTATCGTTTTCCTGGTTTGGTTTGTATTCTCTTGCTGATCCGAAGTCGATCAGCGCGATATCTCCATTCGGCTTCAGCATGATATTTGCCGGCTTCGTGTCTCTGTAAATGATCTTTGGTGTCAGGCTATGAAGATAGATAAACACATCACATAGCTGAAGTGCCCACTTTACCACATCTTCCTGGGACTGTGGCCCTTGTGTGAGGATCACTTCTTTCAGTGTCACGCCTTCCACATAATCCATAAGAATGTAGTACATGTCATTTTCTTCCAGGACGTCTACGATACTTGGTATATTTGGATGATGCAGCTTCTTTAGCATCTCAGCATCCGCGATCAATCCGTTTTTATATGCTCCTTGTTTGCCTTCTCCTTTTTTAGGGATTTCCTTTGCAGCCCACTGCTTACCGGCCCGCTCGTTAAGCACTAGGTACACATGACCGCTCCCACCCCTTCCAACGTCATGCAGGACGCGATACCGATCCCCCAGTAAGGAACCTATTTTTAACATTTCTTTCTCCTCTGTTTCCTCAAAAAACTATCTATGAAAACCTGCTTTGTTTTTCCACCTGTATTAAGAGCGAGGAAATATTATCCCGTTCTTTTCGTGTTTTTAAAAGACTGGTTAATCGTATCAGTTCCTTTTCCATCTGCTGCTTGGTCATTGTCTGTTCCCTGCAGCATACTTCCCGTAACTCTGTTATGCTGACCTTATGTCTGAAACCATCACTGCACAATAAGAACCTGTCTCCATCTGTATAGGTTCCATGTCCATATACCGGTATGATATGATCGGTAGCACCCACGCATTGCAGAAGCACACTTCTTTGTGGATGAGTTTCCATTTCCTCCTTCGTGATCTTTCCAGCTTCATACTGCATCTGTACAACGGTCTGATCTTTGGTGAGCTGCAAAAGCTGATTATTTTGAGTTTTATAGATTCTCGAATCGCCTACGTTAGCGGTATAATATGTCCCACCTGCACAAAGAAGTGCGCAGATTGTTGTGCCACTTTCTGCCACGGCTTCCTTTGCAATCTTTTTTCCCGTCTGTCTGATC is a window encoding:
- a CDS encoding serine/threonine protein kinase; the protein is MLKIGSLLGDRYRVLHDVGRGGSGHVYLVLNERAGKQWAAKEIPKKGEGKQGAYKNGLIADAEMLKKLHHPNIPSIVDVLEENDMYYILMDYVEGVTLKEVILTQGPQSQEDVVKWALQLCDVFIYLHSLTPKIIYRDTKPANIMLKPNGDIALIDFGSAREYKPNQENDTTALGSRGYAAPEQYEGVLGQTDERTDIYNLGVTMYHLLTGHNPGQPPYDIYPIRHWNASLSSGLEQIILTCTQANPQKRYQNASDLKYALEHYRELDEDRKQAKKKKMTTGVIFLAIGLFFLLGSLFVNREAVRKRNSGYEMMIRNAQLATSDEKQIEMYEQAINLQPERLEAYQEVLEKVFLKDDVLGKEEADALTKILNTYGNGKTMNEQVLQTRPEYDIFSYEAGIAYYYYYEGTGNKAMSHSWLETAAESKNLSKEQKERAKRLAKIAGYYNQLGKANLAGDTVVSYADYWNDLDALTQDDIVAIDNAKTACVTYQELSYQIRMHAIDFKKAGIEKQQLLEKMDEITTHLANDFTIQDQETYQSIIDAIQTNMDGATESIKIAYEGQEG
- a CDS encoding PP2C family protein-serine/threonine phosphatase, with amino-acid sequence MHKYTVAAHTDVGVVKKINQDSLLIEIAETDIGQILLAAVCDGMGGLSQGEIASAIMTRAIGEWFENSLAASICKSGSMISFDTFRVQYDFMIRQTGKKIAKEAVAESGTTICALLCAGGTYYTANVGDSRIYKTQNNQLLQLTKDQTVVQMQYEAGKITKEEMETHPQRSVLLQCVGATDHIIPVYGHGTYTDGDRFLLCSDGFRHKVSITELREVCCREQTMTKQQMEKELIRLTSLLKTRKERDNISSLLIQVEKQSRFS